ACCGGCCGGCCCAGCTTCGGCGACGTCTTCGGGCTTCCGTTCTACGAGTATCTTGACCGAAATCCGGACTTCGCCACGACCTTCAACACGGCGATGGCCACCGCACCGGTGTCGCGGGCCCTCACCGCCGACCTGCTCGGCGGCGCACACACCATTGTGGACGTCGGCGGCGGCGACGGCGGGCTGCTCGCCGAGGTGCTGCGGGACGACCCGGACCGGCGGGGGGTGCTGGCGGAGCTGCCAGAGGCCGCCGCGCAGGCGCGTGAGCGGCTGGCCGAGGCCGGCGTGCTCGACCGGGTGCGGATCGTGCCGGGCAGCTTCTTCGACGAGGTTCCCGGCAGCGGCGACCTGTACCTGCTGTGCCGCGTGCTGCACAACTGGAACGACGCGAACGCCGGGCGGGTGCTGGAGCGGGTCCGCGTGGCGATGCCGGCGACTGCCCGCCTGGTGGTGCTGGAGGAGCTGCTGCCGACCACCGCGCAGCCGCGGAGCGCGAGCGCGGGCGCCTGGGCGGCGCCCCGCACCCGGATCGTCGACCTGCTGATGCTGGTCCTGATGGAGGGGCGCGACCGCACCGCGGAGGAGTACACGAAGCTGTTGGCGGACAACGGATTCGCCGTGAAGAGCGTCACCGAGGATGCGATCGAGGCAGTGCCGGCCTGATCACACGCCCTTCATGACGCGCCTGATCGCGGCGGCCAGCTGCTCACGGTTGGGCTGCATGGCCAGGTCCAGCGCGGGCACGCTGCCGAGCACCGCTCCGTCCGGGCGGGTGATCCGCCTCGGCGGTGCGACAAGCCGCATCTCCTCGGACGCGGTGGCGATGATCTCGCCCGCCATCCCGCAGGCCCGGTTGGCGTCGTCCAGCACCACAAGCCGCCCGGTGCGCTCCACCGAGGCGGCCAGGCCCGCCCAGTCGAACGGATGCAGCGTGCGGGGGTCGAACACCTCCACGGACACCTCGTCGGCCAGGTCTTCGGCCACCGCCAGCGCGTCATGGACGAGGTGGCCCATCGCGACCACTGTCACGTCGTCGCCCGCGCGGTGCACCCGGCCCACGCCGAGCGGTATCGGCACCAGGTCCGCGAACGCGACGGTCTCCTGTACGCCGTGCGCCGCGGCCGGTGCGAACACCACCACCGGATCGTCGTCCCTGATGGCGCTGGTGAGCAGCCCGTACGCGTCCCTCGGCGTGGCCGGCAGGACGACCTTCACTCCCATGTGGACAAACAGTGGGTACGGCTGGTCGGAGTGCTGGGCACCCCAGCCCGGCTTCCAGCCCGAAGCCGGCAGCAGGTAGGTCACCGGTACCCGGAACTGGCCGCCGCTCATGAGTGAGAACCTGCTGGCCTGGTTGACGATCTGTTCGAGCACGAGCATCAGCAGGAAGGGGATCTGGTACTCCACCACCGGCCGGCGCCCGGTCAGGGCCGCGCCGGTGGCGAAGTTGGTGAAGCCCTGCTCGGACAGGGGCGTCTCGAGCACGCGGTTCGGCCCGAACTTGTGCAGCAGGCCGGTGGCCACATTGGTCAGTGCGAGGTTGATGTCCTCGCCCATCAGGAAGACCGCCGGGTCGCGGGTCATCTCATCGCGGAGCGCGAGGTTCATTGCCTTGAGGTAGTGAAGCTTAGGCATAGGAAACTCCTCCACGGGTACGCAGTCCGTCGGCGTACAGGTAGCGCAGCGGGTCGGCGGGATCTGGCTCCGGGCTTTCCAGCGCTGACCGGACCGCCTCCTCGAGCGTCGCCTCGATCTCCGCGTCGATCAGCTCCCGCTCCTGCGCACCCAGCCGCTCTGCCTGGATGCGCAGCGGGTCGCGCTCCTGCCAACGCGCCACTTCCGCCTTGTCCCGGTAGAGCAGGTGGGTCTTCAGCTCGAAGGTGTGGTGGCCCTGGTACCGGTACGTCAGCAGCTCCAGCACGCTCGGTCCGCCGCCGGCCCGCGCCCTGTCTACTGCCTGCCGTGCCGCGTCCCGGACCACGACCGGGTCCTGCCCGTCTACAGTGGACGCCGGGATGCCGAAGGCCTCCGCCCTTCCGACGACAGAGCCGGCGTTGCCGACGTGCGCGGCGAGCGTGGTCGCGTACAGGTTGTTTTCACACACCAACAACACCGGCACCCGCCACAGCGCCGCGAGGTTGAACGACTCGAGCAGCGCGCCCTGGTTGACCGCGCCGTCACCGAAAAAGGCGACGGCCACCCTGTCGCCGCCCTCCTGCGCCAGCGCCCAGCCGACCCCGGTGGCGATGGCGGCACCGTGGCCGACGGTGGCGGTGGCGCCGTACACGCCGCTGTCGAGGTCGGCCGGGTGCAGCGAGCCCCCGCCTCCGCGCCCGACGCCGGTGACCCGCCCGAGGATCTCGGCCATCAGCCGGCCCGGGTCGCAACCCTTGGCCAGCAGGTGCCCGTGCCCGCGGTGGTTGGACAGCACGACGTCGTCCGGCCGCAGGGCCGCGCACACGCCGGCGGCGGCCGCCTCCTGGCCGATGCACGGATGGATGCCGGGGATGTCGCCGGACTGCACGAGCTCGATCGCGCGCTCCTCGAAGCGGCGGATCAGCCGG
This genomic stretch from Phytohabitans houttuyneae harbors:
- a CDS encoding methyltransferase; the encoded protein is MAGDRDYHRKRLLGMLRATWVAQACSVFTILGLPDRIAAGETTAVELAAAANVDPVALRRLLGALAEAGILREVTTDRYELSPVGEYLRSDVPGSARSTAVLYGQEVYRSFDGLLETVRTGRPSFGDVFGLPFYEYLDRNPDFATTFNTAMATAPVSRALTADLLGGAHTIVDVGGGDGGLLAEVLRDDPDRRGVLAELPEAAAQARERLAEAGVLDRVRIVPGSFFDEVPGSGDLYLLCRVLHNWNDANAGRVLERVRVAMPATARLVVLEELLPTTAQPRSASAGAWAAPRTRIVDLLMLVLMEGRDRTAEEYTKLLADNGFAVKSVTEDAIEAVPA
- a CDS encoding alpha-ketoacid dehydrogenase subunit beta, whose protein sequence is MPKLHYLKAMNLALRDEMTRDPAVFLMGEDINLALTNVATGLLHKFGPNRVLETPLSEQGFTNFATGAALTGRRPVVEYQIPFLLMLVLEQIVNQASRFSLMSGGQFRVPVTYLLPASGWKPGWGAQHSDQPYPLFVHMGVKVVLPATPRDAYGLLTSAIRDDDPVVVFAPAAAHGVQETVAFADLVPIPLGVGRVHRAGDDVTVVAMGHLVHDALAVAEDLADEVSVEVFDPRTLHPFDWAGLAASVERTGRLVVLDDANRACGMAGEIIATASEEMRLVAPPRRITRPDGAVLGSVPALDLAMQPNREQLAAAIRRVMKGV
- a CDS encoding thiamine pyrophosphate-dependent dehydrogenase E1 component subunit alpha, translating into MTTGEAPGPPTGDGHAQLYRTIRLIRRFEERAIELVQSGDIPGIHPCIGQEAAAAGVCAALRPDDVVLSNHRGHGHLLAKGCDPGRLMAEILGRVTGVGRGGGGSLHPADLDSGVYGATATVGHGAAIATGVGWALAQEGGDRVAVAFFGDGAVNQGALLESFNLAALWRVPVLLVCENNLYATTLAAHVGNAGSVVGRAEAFGIPASTVDGQDPVVVRDAARQAVDRARAGGGPSVLELLTYRYQGHHTFELKTHLLYRDKAEVARWQERDPLRIQAERLGAQERELIDAEIEATLEEAVRSALESPEPDPADPLRYLYADGLRTRGGVSYA